One Vallitalea pronyensis genomic region harbors:
- a CDS encoding DUF5050 domain-containing protein — MYKRYLFLFTTILMISLLSIGCKSKKDDHKTKSDDKVVNHVVSSANVSNEDKDGVLFATAINFDEWIYFGNPDDRHRIYRMHVDGSGLTKIVDARMEGFHDLKEWVYYLDTTQPHTPAKLARVKWDGSEKEVLVEENVEMFQQSDDYIIYAFENNIYRINLDGSANMKVVSSDEKVCYMKVFDHVIYYSTSEGLFSITEDGVNQYLIAEGEFPRFDVKNHKIYYNDDKLYSMSLKGIEEKVVIDKRLDNTFIWQDSIYYNEGDDLYQVNIHTGDTHKIYVDSYLNHYYEKDDKIYFYGHNRIWRVHQDLSTKEIVLGTGEEYLARMFIEVDDRIITKNVDMEENVSHQMAYKLFELKDDDSSKKLSDVAIQLFESKHGKILYTDAKDKKLYELDITTNDKALVLDKMIGSFMSYKDMIYYTDIQEGFRLYAYDRGTGQHINITNIPVTNIKRTQDRLYFLDNRKRMGILDVHNSIPRYIDLFTTKYDVIGDTIYYKNEDDLGRLYRIQDDGTGKERLTDYPVVDIYAHQEDIFNYENDHYANKGQVYYVIKQGANLLYSIHNDTKISKFLDIVSMDLVDITIMDGILYMHIASEGGSYYVLEKYVDELSYKVFYDIEKQSSDHRKYFVYQVDDQVGYLYGYDEKNNEMALVIDQLIMDFQIEDDWIYYSSFDSKGNYRPSINRYHMNDHKIENAIHVLEDNVRTFDFKVQDNTIYYCYDGAHHLFKKDMETNQVITLSSDCMRLGAIVDGWIYYEDSLDNPKVLRVKLDGSSTEVLTSIKRRFIYATPQYLYYLFVTEETTQKGILIKKNLETHEQQVVMEQLQWRDLVLVNEHLYYKNNGLHAYNFNTGIKRNVYTGIVDDFTLHGQELHLSIQDGEKNKTVTIPLDQ, encoded by the coding sequence ATGTACAAAAGATATTTATTTCTTTTTACGACAATCCTCATGATAAGTCTTTTATCCATAGGCTGTAAAAGTAAAAAGGATGATCATAAAACCAAATCGGACGATAAAGTTGTGAATCATGTGGTATCAAGTGCAAATGTATCCAATGAAGACAAAGATGGCGTGTTGTTTGCGACAGCCATTAATTTTGATGAATGGATATATTTTGGCAACCCGGATGACCGTCATCGAATCTACCGTATGCATGTGGATGGTTCAGGTCTTACCAAAATTGTAGATGCGCGCATGGAAGGCTTTCATGATTTAAAAGAGTGGGTTTATTATCTCGATACAACCCAGCCCCATACACCTGCTAAATTAGCAAGAGTGAAATGGGATGGATCAGAAAAAGAAGTGCTAGTTGAAGAGAATGTAGAGATGTTTCAGCAAAGCGACGATTACATTATTTATGCTTTTGAAAATAATATCTACCGGATTAATCTTGATGGGTCAGCGAATATGAAAGTCGTATCCAGTGATGAAAAGGTCTGTTATATGAAGGTTTTTGACCATGTTATCTACTATAGTACCAGTGAAGGTTTGTTCAGTATAACGGAAGATGGTGTCAATCAATACCTTATAGCGGAAGGGGAATTTCCAAGGTTTGATGTGAAGAATCATAAGATATATTACAATGATGATAAATTATACAGCATGTCTTTAAAAGGTATTGAGGAAAAGGTCGTTATCGATAAACGCTTGGACAATACGTTTATATGGCAAGATAGCATCTATTACAATGAAGGGGACGACCTCTACCAAGTCAATATCCATACAGGAGATACACATAAGATATATGTAGACTCTTATCTAAACCACTACTATGAGAAAGACGATAAGATTTATTTCTATGGACATAACCGCATATGGCGTGTTCATCAAGATTTATCTACAAAAGAAATCGTCTTAGGTACTGGCGAAGAGTATTTAGCCAGAATGTTTATTGAAGTGGATGATAGGATAATCACCAAGAATGTGGATATGGAAGAGAATGTATCCCATCAGATGGCTTATAAGTTATTTGAATTGAAGGATGATGACTCCAGCAAAAAATTATCCGATGTTGCCATTCAGCTATTTGAAAGTAAACATGGGAAAATACTCTATACAGATGCCAAGGATAAGAAACTCTATGAACTGGATATTACGACCAATGATAAAGCATTGGTTCTCGATAAAATGATTGGCTCATTTATGAGCTACAAGGACATGATTTATTATACAGATATTCAAGAGGGTTTTCGGTTATATGCTTATGACCGTGGAACCGGTCAGCATATTAACATAACCAATATACCGGTTACCAATATTAAAAGAACCCAGGATCGTCTTTATTTTCTTGATAATCGGAAGCGTATGGGTATCCTTGATGTCCATAACAGTATACCCCGATACATTGATTTGTTTACAACAAAATATGACGTCATCGGTGACACAATCTATTACAAAAACGAAGACGATTTAGGCAGGCTTTATCGTATTCAGGATGATGGAACAGGTAAAGAACGCCTAACGGATTATCCTGTAGTGGATATCTATGCCCATCAAGAAGATATCTTCAATTATGAAAACGATCATTATGCCAATAAAGGGCAGGTTTATTATGTTATAAAACAGGGAGCTAATTTACTGTACAGCATCCATAACGATACTAAAATAAGTAAGTTTCTAGATATTGTCAGCATGGATTTAGTGGACATTACCATCATGGATGGTATACTATATATGCACATTGCTTCTGAAGGAGGCAGTTACTATGTGTTAGAAAAATACGTGGACGAATTATCCTACAAAGTTTTCTATGATATAGAGAAGCAATCTTCTGATCATAGGAAGTACTTTGTCTATCAGGTTGATGATCAAGTAGGGTATCTCTATGGCTATGACGAAAAAAACAATGAGATGGCATTAGTTATCGACCAACTGATTATGGATTTTCAGATAGAAGATGACTGGATTTATTATTCGAGTTTTGATAGCAAGGGCAATTATCGTCCATCTATCAACCGTTATCATATGAATGACCATAAGATAGAAAATGCCATACATGTTCTTGAAGACAATGTGCGTACATTTGATTTTAAAGTTCAAGATAATACCATATATTATTGTTATGATGGCGCACACCATCTATTTAAGAAAGACATGGAAACGAATCAAGTAATAACCTTATCAAGTGATTGCATGAGGTTGGGAGCCATTGTTGATGGATGGATTTATTATGAAGATAGCTTGGATAATCCAAAAGTATTGCGTGTGAAGCTAGATGGTTCATCTACAGAAGTGCTAACCAGTATTAAGAGACGATTTATCTATGCAACACCCCAATATTTATATTACTTGTTTGTGACAGAAGAAACCACCCAAAAAGGTATTCTCATTAAAAAGAATCTTGAGACCCATGAGCAGCAAGTGGTTATGGAGCAACTACAATGGCGGGATTTAGTACTGGTGAATGAGCACCTATACTATAAAAATAATGGGCTTCATGCCTATAACTTCAATACAGGTATAAAAAGAAATGTGTATACAGGAATAGTGGATGATTTTACATTACATGGTCAAGAATTACATCTATCCATTCAGGACGGAGAAAAAAATAAAACGGTTACCATACCACTAGACCAATAA
- a CDS encoding superoxide dismutase, whose product MYKPQHYNFSTVKGMTKKQLDEHYALYVGYINKFEEISQLLKEKSSYKDPNATYSTLRSLKKGESFSLNGVILHQLYFANITGKKSNISGEILHMINRDFGSYEIFMEMFKSTGLSMRGWVVLIQSEKNGKLRIIGQDSHDNGSVYNGNPLLVMDVYEHAYMIDFGINRKKYIDVFFDNINWEVVNNRIKKIIKPPYRRS is encoded by the coding sequence ATGTATAAACCACAACATTATAATTTTAGTACGGTAAAAGGTATGACTAAAAAACAACTGGATGAACACTATGCACTGTATGTAGGGTATATCAATAAGTTCGAGGAGATTAGTCAATTACTCAAAGAGAAAAGCAGTTATAAAGACCCAAATGCTACGTACAGTACGTTACGAAGCCTGAAAAAAGGTGAATCTTTTTCATTAAATGGCGTCATTCTTCATCAATTGTACTTTGCCAATATAACAGGCAAGAAATCCAATATATCTGGAGAAATACTCCATATGATTAATCGTGATTTTGGTTCGTATGAAATCTTTATGGAGATGTTTAAAAGTACAGGATTATCCATGCGGGGCTGGGTCGTTCTCATTCAGAGCGAAAAAAATGGGAAATTACGTATTATTGGCCAAGACTCACACGATAACGGCTCCGTATACAATGGAAACCCTCTTTTGGTGATGGATGTCTATGAGCATGCTTATATGATTGATTTCGGTATTAATCGGAAGAAATACATAGATGTGTTTTTCGATAACATTAATTGGGAAGTGGTCAATAATCGTATTAAAAAGATAATCAAACCGCCTTATCGCCGTTCATAA
- a CDS encoding L,D-transpeptidase has translation MKKSFGLFLLIMGIIVCLIYSCDRDQVKDVDARFVGNDVVEDMEGLWVEVSLKEEGHKVIVREDNEVIREMICSGGTPDEPTVLGTFTLQNRGEWFYSERFKEGATHWVRITEQYLFHGIPRTKDWEIIQEEQDKLGGPASHGCIRLGEEDAKWFYDHVPDGTTVVIHD, from the coding sequence ATGAAAAAGAGTTTCGGTCTATTTTTACTGATTATGGGAATCATTGTATGCTTAATATATAGTTGTGATAGGGATCAAGTAAAGGATGTGGATGCACGCTTTGTAGGGAATGATGTGGTAGAAGATATGGAAGGCTTATGGGTAGAAGTCAGCTTAAAAGAAGAAGGGCATAAAGTCATTGTAAGAGAAGATAATGAAGTGATTCGAGAAATGATTTGTTCAGGTGGTACCCCTGATGAACCTACGGTGCTGGGTACATTTACATTACAAAACCGAGGAGAATGGTTCTATTCTGAGCGATTCAAAGAAGGAGCAACCCACTGGGTACGTATTACTGAACAGTATCTCTTTCATGGCATTCCTAGAACAAAAGATTGGGAAATTATCCAAGAAGAACAAGACAAATTAGGAGGACCTGCAAGTCATGGTTGTATTCGCCTAGGGGAAGAAGATGCGAAATGGTTCTATGACCATGTACCGGATGGCACAACAGTTGTCATTCATGACTGA
- a CDS encoding peptidoglycan recognition protein family protein: MNIIKTQLNINVPSNNRPAYIIIHHALAPRCSIDDIHGWHLNRGFAGFGYHYFINKEGKIYRGRMETQRGSHCKQEGMNMKSIGICLEGCYQDYQGNGDKVVPDAQLEALKNLTLYLMKKYKIKQERIKKHHDFVQYKLCPGNYFPWEKYMGLVAESTDAGQIKALIKENQYYKEEIEKLQERLGGIKKKIYEIERMVEDE; encoded by the coding sequence ATGAATATTATAAAGACACAATTAAACATCAATGTACCCTCAAATAATCGACCGGCATATATTATTATACATCATGCACTGGCTCCTCGTTGCAGTATTGATGATATTCATGGCTGGCATCTGAATAGAGGCTTTGCAGGTTTTGGGTACCATTATTTTATTAATAAGGAAGGAAAAATTTATCGAGGGAGAATGGAAACGCAAAGAGGAAGTCACTGTAAGCAAGAAGGTATGAACATGAAATCCATTGGCATCTGCTTAGAAGGGTGTTATCAAGATTATCAAGGAAACGGCGATAAAGTTGTACCAGATGCACAACTAGAAGCACTTAAAAACTTGACCTTATATTTAATGAAGAAATATAAGATTAAACAAGAACGGATTAAGAAACATCATGATTTTGTACAGTACAAGTTATGTCCAGGAAATTATTTTCCATGGGAAAAGTACATGGGTTTGGTGGCAGAAAGCACAGATGCAGGACAGATTAAAGCGTTAATAAAAGAAAATCAATACTATAAGGAAGAAATTGAAAAATTACAAGAACGTTTAGGCGGCATTAAGAAAAAAATATATGAAATTGAGAGGATGGTTGAAGATGAATAG